In Paracoccus sp. TOH, a single window of DNA contains:
- a CDS encoding SPFH domain-containing protein → MNRAISLLALPFLVVVAVLAISALYIVDVREKALVLRFGEVVEVREEPGLGVKVPFLDNVVKYDARILGLPTPPMEVTPLDDRRLVVDAFARWQITDVVQFRRAVGGGGIEFAQSRLEPIVTNAIRQVLGSVPSTTVLSDDRTALMNRIRDLAREDAKDLGIRVIDLRLTRTDLPEQNLTATYARMRAEREREAADEIARGGEAAQRVRAAADRTVVELTSEARKRAEVVRGEADARRNAIYADAFGRDPEFFAFTRSMTSYERALRGENSSLVIQPQGEFFDYLRNDGSERANPVPAPAPKAGAETGTETGAEEPAAETEGALQPGETPAPTETNREGQPLGSNAGVTLTPLPETLASPPQEESVVPPAPAPAD, encoded by the coding sequence ATGAACCGTGCGATCTCGCTTCTGGCACTGCCCTTCCTGGTCGTGGTCGCCGTGCTGGCGATCTCGGCGCTCTATATCGTCGATGTGCGCGAAAAGGCGCTGGTGCTGCGCTTCGGCGAGGTGGTCGAGGTGCGCGAGGAGCCGGGCCTTGGCGTCAAGGTGCCCTTCCTCGACAATGTGGTGAAATACGACGCCCGCATCCTCGGCCTGCCGACCCCGCCGATGGAGGTCACGCCGCTGGACGACCGCCGCCTGGTGGTGGACGCCTTCGCGCGCTGGCAGATCACCGATGTGGTGCAGTTCCGCCGCGCCGTCGGCGGCGGCGGCATCGAATTCGCGCAAAGCCGGCTTGAGCCGATCGTGACCAATGCCATCCGCCAGGTGCTGGGTTCGGTGCCCTCGACCACGGTGCTGTCGGATGACCGCACGGCGCTGATGAACCGCATCCGCGACCTGGCGCGCGAGGATGCCAAGGATCTGGGCATCCGCGTCATCGACCTGCGCCTGACCCGCACCGATCTGCCCGAACAGAACCTGACCGCGACCTATGCGCGGATGCGGGCCGAACGCGAGCGCGAGGCCGCCGACGAGATCGCCCGCGGCGGCGAGGCCGCGCAGCGCGTCCGGGCCGCCGCCGACCGCACCGTGGTCGAGCTGACCTCGGAGGCAAGGAAGCGCGCCGAAGTGGTGCGGGGCGAGGCCGATGCCCGCCGAAACGCCATCTATGCCGATGCCTTCGGCCGCGATCCCGAGTTCTTCGCCTTCACCCGCTCGATGACCTCCTATGAACGGGCGCTGCGGGGCGAGAACAGTTCGCTGGTGATCCAGCCGCAAGGCGAGTTCTTCGACTATCTGCGCAATGACGGGTCCGAGCGTGCCAACCCGGTGCCGGCGCCGGCCCCCAAGGCCGGAGCCGAGACCGGGACCGAGACCGGGGCCGAGGAACCTGCGGCCGAGACCGAGGGCGCGTTGCAGCCGGGCGAGACGCCCGCGCCGACCGAGACCAATCGCGAGGGCCAGCCGCTCGGCTCGAATGCGGGGGTGACGCTGACGCCGCTGCCCGAAACCCTGGCGAGCCCACCGCAAGAGGAATCGGTGGTGCCGCCGGCGCCGGCGCCGGCGGACTGA
- a CDS encoding beta-eliminating lyase-related protein, whose product MNFASDNAGGVHPRIMAALAAANEGHVPSYGTDRITRAAQDRVRELFDAPEAAVHFVATGTAANALALSLLSPGWGKVFCHSDAHVQTSEAGAPEFFSGGAKLIPVPGTGGKITPETLAEALHVHGRDAVHAGRNAALTLTNATEWGTVYGPDEVAALAALARAQGLSVHMDGARFANALASLDVSPADLTWRAGLDILSLGGTKNGCMGVEAVVIFDPALSEEFEFRRKRAGALVSKHRYLAAQVLAWLEGELWLQLARHANAMAHELALGLARLPGVRIDQRVESNTVFATIPRALHRRAGASGICYHLWPHTQDAKDEEPVSIRLVCGWDTRLDDVTAALRALA is encoded by the coding sequence ATGAATTTTGCCTCGGACAATGCCGGCGGCGTGCATCCCCGCATCATGGCGGCGCTGGCGGCCGCGAATGAAGGCCATGTGCCATCCTATGGCACGGACCGCATCACCCGGGCGGCGCAGGACCGGGTGCGCGAATTGTTCGACGCGCCCGAGGCGGCGGTGCATTTCGTGGCCACCGGCACCGCGGCCAATGCGCTGGCGCTGTCGCTGCTTTCGCCCGGCTGGGGCAAGGTCTTCTGCCATTCCGATGCGCATGTGCAGACCAGCGAGGCCGGGGCGCCGGAATTCTTCAGCGGCGGCGCCAAGCTGATCCCGGTGCCGGGCACCGGCGGCAAGATCACCCCCGAGACGCTGGCCGAGGCGCTGCATGTCCACGGCCGCGACGCGGTCCATGCCGGGCGGAACGCGGCGCTGACCCTGACCAACGCCACGGAATGGGGCACGGTCTATGGCCCGGACGAGGTCGCGGCGCTGGCGGCGCTGGCCCGCGCGCAGGGGCTGAGCGTGCATATGGACGGCGCGCGCTTCGCCAATGCGCTGGCCAGCCTCGATGTCTCGCCCGCCGACCTGACCTGGCGGGCGGGGTTGGACATCCTGTCGCTGGGCGGCACCAAGAACGGCTGCATGGGCGTCGAGGCGGTGGTGATCTTCGACCCGGCGCTGTCCGAGGAATTCGAGTTCCGCCGCAAGCGCGCCGGGGCGCTGGTCTCGAAGCACCGCTATCTGGCCGCGCAGGTGCTGGCCTGGCTCGAGGGCGAGCTGTGGCTGCAGCTGGCGCGCCACGCCAACGCCATGGCGCATGAGCTGGCGCTGGGTCTGGCGCGCCTGCCGGGGGTGCGCATCGACCAGCGCGTCGAATCGAACACGGTCTTTGCCACCATCCCGCGCGCATTGCATCGCCGGGCCGGCGCCAGCGGCATCTGCTATCACCTCTGGCCGCATACCCAGGATGCCAAGGACGAGGAGCCGGTGTCGATCCGGCTGGTCTGCGGCTGGGACACCCGGCTGGACGACGTGACCGCGGCGCTGCGGGCGCTGGCCTAG
- a CDS encoding NUDIX hydrolase produces MTLRRELMEELGFALPAPGPLVWRRRVTMTLGQRRWRQSEDYFLIETAAFRPAVQAAPEAGRIREFRWWRLPELRHSAERIAPTALRRIVLDYRENGPPAGPLPVEIVGD; encoded by the coding sequence GTGACCTTGCGCCGCGAGCTGATGGAGGAGTTGGGCTTCGCCCTGCCCGCCCCCGGCCCGCTGGTCTGGCGCCGCCGGGTGACGATGACGCTGGGCCAGCGCCGCTGGCGGCAGTCCGAGGATTACTTCCTGATCGAGACCGCCGCCTTTCGCCCCGCCGTCCAGGCCGCGCCCGAGGCCGGCAGGATCCGCGAGTTCCGCTGGTGGCGCCTGCCCGAGCTGCGCCACAGCGCCGAGCGCATCGCGCCGACGGCGCTGCGGCGCATCGTGCTGGACTATCGGGAAAACGGGCCGCCGGCTGGCCCGCTTCCGGTCGAGATCGTCGGGGATTGA
- a CDS encoding phosphatidylglycerophosphatase A, whose amino-acid sequence MERMIASFFGIGHLHPAPGTWGSAAAVVLGVAAYEGLSPWLVPAGVVLAALLGFWAVPRVLEGSTDKDPSWIVIDEVAGQWLAMSFTVIPLARHGVSILEAWPGFVAPFLLFRLFDIWKPWLVGRADRRGGATGVMLDDLWAGLFAGLVSVMLAGLYHALLEPMLS is encoded by the coding sequence ATGGAGCGGATGATCGCCAGCTTCTTCGGCATCGGCCATCTGCACCCCGCGCCGGGCACTTGGGGCTCGGCCGCCGCCGTGGTGCTGGGGGTCGCGGCCTATGAAGGGCTCAGCCCCTGGCTGGTGCCGGCGGGCGTGGTGCTGGCGGCGCTGCTGGGCTTCTGGGCGGTGCCGCGGGTGCTGGAGGGCAGCACCGACAAGGATCCGTCCTGGATCGTCATCGACGAGGTGGCCGGGCAATGGCTGGCCATGAGCTTCACGGTGATCCCGCTGGCGCGGCACGGCGTCTCGATCCTGGAGGCCTGGCCGGGTTTCGTCGCGCCCTTCCTGCTGTTCCGGCTGTTCGACATCTGGAAGCCCTGGCTGGTGGGCCGGGCCGACCGGCGCGGCGGCGCGACGGGGGTGATGCTGGACGATCTCTGGGCCGGGTTGTTCGCCGGGCTGGTCTCGGTCATGCTGGCCGGGCTTTACCATGCGCTGCTGGAGCCGATGCTGTCGTGA
- a CDS encoding FYDLN acid domain-containing protein, whose translation MPKEEWGTKRLCPHCATRFYDLRNDPMTCPACGAEFTVESLTNGRSRSLISEKTAARNEDQNELVDDDDLDDDADTGDLDDDLLDDDDDDGDVSLDDIADVPDSDEE comes from the coding sequence ATGCCCAAAGAGGAATGGGGCACGAAACGCCTTTGCCCCCATTGCGCCACACGCTTCTACGACTTGAGAAACGACCCGATGACCTGCCCGGCCTGCGGCGCGGAATTCACCGTGGAAAGCCTGACCAACGGCCGGTCGCGCTCGCTGATCTCGGAAAAGACCGCGGCGCGGAACGAGGATCAGAACGAACTGGTCGATGACGACGATCTGGACGATGACGCCGATACCGGCGATCTGGACGATGATCTGCTGGACGATGACGACGATGACGGCGACGTGTCGCTGGACGATATCGCCGACGTGCCGGACAGCGACGAGGAATAA
- a CDS encoding TenA family protein encodes MSERFSEILRRECAADWTAATGHRFVTDLCDGSIADATMAAYLVQDHRFLDAFLTLLGAAIASADRFESRLRFGRFAGMVSGEENDYFLRAFAALGVSETQRAAIPDKPPTAGFQALMREAAATRAYPAVLAVLAVAEGLYLDWARRAPQPLPENFVHAEWITLHDNPFFRDFVAFLQAELDRTGPAAAGQARDFFRRAVRLEVEFFDAAYQP; translated from the coding sequence ATGTCCGAACGTTTCTCTGAAATCCTGCGCCGCGAATGCGCCGCCGACTGGACGGCGGCCACCGGCCACCGCTTCGTGACCGACCTGTGCGACGGCAGCATCGCCGATGCGACGATGGCGGCTTATCTGGTTCAGGACCACCGTTTCCTCGACGCTTTCCTGACGCTTCTGGGTGCGGCCATCGCCTCGGCCGACCGTTTCGAATCGCGGCTGCGCTTCGGCCGCTTCGCCGGCATGGTCTCGGGCGAGGAGAACGACTATTTCCTGCGCGCCTTCGCGGCGCTCGGCGTCAGCGAGACGCAGCGGGCCGCCATTCCCGACAAGCCGCCCACCGCCGGTTTCCAGGCGCTGATGCGCGAGGCGGCGGCGACGCGCGCCTATCCCGCCGTGCTGGCGGTGCTGGCGGTGGCCGAGGGGCTCTATCTCGACTGGGCGCGCCGGGCGCCGCAGCCGCTGCCCGAAAACTTCGTCCATGCCGAATGGATCACCCTGCACGATAATCCCTTCTTCCGGGATTTCGTCGCTTTCCTGCAGGCCGAACTGGATCGCACCGGCCCCGCCGCGGCCGGGCAGGCCCGCGATTTCTTCCGCCGCGCGGTGCGGCTGGAGGTGGAGTTCTTCGACGCGGCCTATCAGCCCTAG
- a CDS encoding bifunctional 2-C-methyl-D-erythritol 4-phosphate cytidylyltransferase/2-C-methyl-D-erythritol 2,4-cyclodiphosphate synthase: MTIPDTYAAIITAAGRGTRAGEGPPKQWRALSGRSVVARSIAAFADFPRIVVVLAPEDMARGVAELSGPVTLVAGGATRSDSVRAALESLEGSGVTHVLIHDGARPLVPDAVIRGVVAALEAGSPAAAPALPVTDALWRADDGRVTGTASRDGLMRAQTPQGFALDAILAAHRAFPKGAADDVELAIRAGLPVAVTPGDEDNLKLTYGADFKRARRILEGAMDIRLGNGFDVHAFTEGDHVWLCGVKIPHDKALLGHSDADVGMHALTDAIYGALAQGDIGRHFPPSDPQWKGAESHIFLRHAAALARQMGYELSNADVTLICERPKVGPHAGAMALRLSEIVGVEPDRVSVKATTSERLGFTGREEGIAAIATATLIRG, encoded by the coding sequence ATGACGATACCGGACACATATGCCGCCATCATCACCGCCGCCGGCCGCGGTACCCGCGCCGGCGAGGGGCCGCCCAAGCAATGGCGTGCGCTGTCGGGCCGCTCGGTCGTGGCGCGCAGCATCGCGGCCTTCGCGGATTTCCCGCGCATCGTCGTGGTGCTGGCGCCCGAGGACATGGCGCGCGGCGTGGCGGAACTCTCCGGCCCGGTGACGCTGGTCGCCGGCGGCGCCACCCGCTCGGACAGCGTGCGCGCGGCGCTGGAAAGCCTCGAGGGCAGCGGCGTGACCCATGTGCTGATCCATGACGGCGCCCGGCCGCTGGTGCCGGATGCGGTGATCCGCGGCGTGGTCGCGGCGCTGGAGGCGGGCAGCCCCGCCGCCGCCCCCGCCCTGCCCGTCACCGATGCGCTGTGGCGGGCGGATGACGGCCGCGTGACCGGCACTGCCAGCCGCGACGGGCTGATGCGCGCCCAGACGCCGCAGGGCTTTGCCCTGGACGCGATCCTGGCCGCGCATCGCGCGTTCCCCAAGGGCGCGGCCGATGACGTGGAACTGGCGATCCGCGCCGGCCTGCCGGTCGCGGTGACGCCGGGCGACGAGGACAATCTGAAACTGACCTATGGCGCCGACTTCAAACGCGCGCGCCGCATCCTGGAGGGCGCGATGGACATTCGCCTTGGCAATGGTTTCGACGTGCATGCCTTTACCGAAGGCGACCATGTTTGGCTTTGCGGCGTGAAGATCCCGCATGACAAGGCGCTGCTGGGCCATTCCGACGCCGATGTCGGCATGCATGCGCTGACCGACGCCATCTATGGCGCGCTGGCGCAGGGCGATATCGGCCGGCATTTCCCGCCCTCGGACCCGCAATGGAAGGGGGCGGAAAGCCACATCTTCCTGCGCCATGCCGCGGCACTGGCGCGGCAGATGGGCTATGAGCTTTCCAATGCCGACGTGACGCTGATCTGCGAACGGCCCAAGGTCGGCCCGCATGCCGGCGCCATGGCGCTGCGCCTGTCCGAGATCGTCGGCGTCGAGCCCGACCGGGTCAGCGTCAAGGCCACCACCTCGGAACGGCTGGGCTTCACCGGCCGCGAGGAAGGCATCGCCGCCATCGCCACCGCGACGCTGATCCGGGGGTGA
- a CDS encoding CinA family protein — protein sequence MIATAESCTGGLIAGRLTDVPGSSDAVDRGFVTYSNAAKIEMLGIRPETLEAHGAVSEEIAAEMARGALARSQAGIAVAVTGIAGPGGSEHKPEGRVCFGLADAAGVRTETVEFGPRGRAAVRAATVEHALALLKAALL from the coding sequence ATGATCGCGACCGCCGAAAGCTGCACCGGCGGGCTGATCGCCGGGCGGCTGACCGATGTGCCCGGCTCCTCGGACGCGGTCGACAGGGGCTTCGTCACCTATTCCAACGCCGCCAAGATCGAGATGCTGGGCATCCGCCCCGAGACGCTGGAAGCGCATGGCGCCGTCAGCGAGGAGATCGCCGCCGAGATGGCCCGGGGCGCGCTGGCCCGCTCGCAGGCCGGCATCGCCGTGGCGGTGACCGGGATCGCCGGGCCGGGCGGGTCGGAACACAAGCCCGAGGGCCGGGTCTGCTTCGGCCTTGCCGATGCGGCCGGAGTTCGGACGGAAACGGTCGAGTTCGGCCCGCGCGGCCGCGCCGCGGTGCGCGCCGCCACCGTCGAGCACGCGCTGGCGCTGCTGAAGGCGGCGCTGCTCTAG
- the hflK gene encoding FtsH protease activity modulator HflK produces MAGQGPWGGGGDDGKGGRQPPQEGGQRPWGSAGGNNQGGRDDRPQGPRRGDQMPEIEDLVRKGQDRLRVLMGGKGGGGGRGNGPRRPQGPQFQMSRGTWGLVGLAAVALWAFTSFYTVKPEERAVELLFGKPVGTGDPGLNFAPWPFITAEVVQVSGERTTEIGTGRAGPMDSGLMLTRDQNIVDMAYQVVWNISDPEKFLFNLADPEGTIRAVSESAMRDIVARSELAPILNRDRGAIADDLKLAVQNTLNDYEAGINVLRVNLDRADPPREVIDSFREVQAAQQERDRLEKEADAYANRVLASARGEAAAVIERAEAYRAEAVNTAEGEAARFNSVYDEYIKAPEVTRRRMYLETMEKVLGGVNKVILDGEAGQGVVPYLPLDQLRSGAPAAGSRNSGNANAGNTSGGNQ; encoded by the coding sequence ATGGCGGGACAAGGCCCCTGGGGCGGCGGCGGAGATGACGGCAAGGGCGGCAGGCAGCCGCCGCAGGAAGGGGGCCAACGCCCCTGGGGAAGTGCCGGGGGCAACAATCAGGGCGGCCGCGACGACCGGCCGCAGGGTCCGCGCCGCGGCGACCAGATGCCCGAGATCGAGGACCTGGTGCGCAAGGGCCAGGATCGGCTGCGGGTGCTGATGGGCGGCAAGGGCGGCGGCGGTGGTCGCGGCAACGGTCCGCGCCGCCCGCAGGGCCCGCAATTCCAGATGAGCCGCGGCACCTGGGGGCTGGTCGGGCTTGCGGCGGTGGCGCTTTGGGCCTTCACCAGCTTCTACACCGTCAAGCCCGAGGAACGCGCGGTCGAGCTGCTGTTCGGCAAGCCGGTCGGCACCGGCGATCCGGGTCTGAACTTCGCGCCCTGGCCCTTCATCACCGCCGAGGTGGTGCAGGTCTCGGGCGAGCGCACCACCGAGATCGGCACCGGCCGCGCCGGGCCGATGGATTCGGGGCTGATGCTGACCCGTGACCAGAACATCGTCGACATGGCCTATCAGGTGGTCTGGAACATCTCGGATCCCGAGAAATTCCTGTTCAACCTGGCCGATCCCGAAGGCACCATCCGCGCCGTCTCGGAATCCGCCATGCGCGACATCGTCGCCCGCTCGGAACTGGCGCCGATCCTGAACCGCGACCGCGGCGCCATCGCCGACGATCTGAAACTGGCGGTGCAGAACACGCTGAACGATTACGAGGCGGGGATCAACGTGCTGCGCGTCAACCTGGACCGCGCCGACCCGCCGCGCGAGGTGATCGACAGCTTCCGCGAGGTGCAGGCCGCCCAGCAGGAACGCGACCGGCTGGAAAAGGAGGCCGACGCCTATGCCAACCGCGTGCTGGCCAGCGCCCGCGGTGAGGCGGCTGCGGTGATCGAACGCGCCGAAGCCTATCGGGCCGAGGCGGTGAACACCGCCGAGGGCGAGGCCGCGCGTTTCAACTCGGTCTATGACGAATATATCAAGGCGCCGGAGGTGACACGCCGCCGGATGTATCTGGAAACCATGGAAAAGGTGCTTGGCGGGGTGAACAAGGTCATCCTTGACGGCGAGGCCGGGCAGGGCGTTGTGCCCTATCTGCCGCTGGATCAGTTGCGCAGCGGAGCACCCGCCGCGGGCAGCCGGAATTCGGGCAATGCCAATGCGGGCAATACCAGCGGGGGGAACCAGTGA
- a CDS encoding AI-2E family transporter, with translation MTTGDMPDRQRRTEFAEQQTQRGEHARQTGLRLHRPPLVTNISAARWLLLAIVAASIYFFHGFLVPVLAAMVIALASWPLRNRAAFRLNLGRTGAAALLVLVLVCFLVVPLTLALVYAFRELRDWINWAILVNSAGAPTPAWMVDLPQIGDWLNENWQTYIGRPGGISEIVQLVSGSNIGAIYRGAVTAGSLAFHLALTLLFMLITLFVLYRDGDRIVAQVDRVGRRILPDRWSRLSRVVPATISSTVTGMTLIAIGEGVVLGLAYWLAGVPSPVTFGVITGFMALIPGGAPLSFTLVSIYLAASGSPVEGAALFIWGTCELFVVDKTIRPVLVGGPVKLPFLPTFFGLIGGVKTLGIVGLFVGPVLMALLVSIWREWQREIAEDETRRNSLLAEPD, from the coding sequence ATGACCACAGGCGATATGCCGGACCGACAACGCAGGACCGAATTCGCAGAGCAGCAGACGCAGCGCGGCGAACATGCCAGGCAGACCGGGTTGCGGCTGCATCGCCCGCCCCTGGTGACCAATATCTCGGCCGCGCGCTGGCTGCTGCTGGCCATCGTCGCGGCCTCGATCTATTTCTTCCACGGCTTTCTGGTGCCGGTGCTGGCGGCGATGGTGATCGCGCTGGCCAGTTGGCCGCTGCGCAACCGCGCCGCCTTCCGGTTGAACCTGGGCCGCACCGGAGCCGCGGCGCTGCTGGTGCTGGTGCTGGTCTGTTTCCTGGTGGTGCCGCTGACCCTGGCGCTGGTCTATGCCTTCCGCGAATTGCGGGACTGGATCAACTGGGCGATCCTGGTCAACAGCGCCGGGGCGCCCACGCCGGCCTGGATGGTCGATCTGCCGCAGATCGGCGACTGGCTGAACGAGAACTGGCAGACCTATATCGGCCGGCCCGGCGGGATCAGCGAGATCGTGCAACTGGTCAGCGGCTCGAATATCGGCGCGATCTATCGCGGCGCGGTGACGGCGGGCTCGCTGGCCTTCCACTTGGCGCTGACGCTGCTGTTCATGCTGATCACGCTGTTCGTGCTTTACCGCGACGGCGACCGGATCGTCGCGCAGGTGGACCGCGTCGGCCGACGCATCCTGCCGGACCGCTGGAGCCGGCTGTCGCGGGTGGTTCCGGCCACCATCAGCTCGACCGTGACCGGCATGACGCTGATCGCCATCGGCGAGGGGGTGGTGCTGGGTCTGGCCTATTGGCTGGCCGGCGTGCCCTCGCCGGTGACCTTCGGGGTCATCACCGGCTTCATGGCGCTGATCCCCGGCGGTGCGCCGCTCAGCTTCACGCTGGTCTCGATCTACCTGGCCGCCAGCGGCTCGCCGGTCGAGGGCGCGGCGCTGTTCATCTGGGGCACCTGCGAGCTGTTCGTCGTCGACAAGACCATCCGTCCGGTTCTGGTCGGCGGGCCGGTGAAACTGCCCTTCCTGCCGACCTTCTTCGGGCTGATCGGCGGGGTGAAGACCTTGGGCATCGTCGGCCTGTTCGTCGGACCGGTGCTGATGGCGCTGCTGGTCTCGATCTGGCGGGAATGGCAGCGCGAGATCGCCGAGGACGAGACGCGCCGCAACAGCCTGCTGGCCGAACCCGACTGA
- the rpiA gene encoding ribose-5-phosphate isomerase RpiA, producing MTDPAVTDLSKDAAARAAVALVEPGMRLGLGTGSTAAIFVRRLAQRVKEEGFALRCAATSKATAELAASLGLHVEELDEIGWLDLTIDGADEVDPDLNLIKGGGAAHLREKIVATASDRMVVIADQGKVVDRLGAFHLPVEVIPFGWQATRTLIQRALDRLELSRRPILLRKRDDQPLLTDEGNYVLDLALEAIPDPEALAAELSSIAGMVEHGLFLNICQLAIIGCPDGSVVELRREDME from the coding sequence ATGACCGATCCCGCCGTCACCGATCTTTCCAAGGACGCCGCCGCCCGCGCCGCCGTGGCGCTGGTCGAGCCGGGCATGCGCCTGGGCCTCGGCACCGGCTCGACCGCCGCAATCTTCGTGCGCCGCCTGGCGCAACGGGTGAAGGAGGAGGGCTTCGCGCTGCGCTGCGCCGCGACCTCGAAGGCCACGGCCGAGCTTGCCGCCTCGCTGGGCCTGCATGTCGAGGAACTGGACGAGATCGGCTGGCTGGACCTGACCATCGACGGCGCCGACGAGGTGGACCCGGACCTGAACCTGATCAAGGGCGGCGGCGCGGCGCATCTGCGCGAAAAGATCGTCGCCACCGCCTCGGACCGCATGGTGGTGATCGCCGACCAGGGCAAGGTGGTGGACCGGCTGGGCGCCTTCCACCTGCCGGTCGAGGTGATTCCCTTCGGCTGGCAGGCGACCCGGACGCTGATCCAGAGGGCGCTGGACCGGCTGGAGCTGAGCCGTCGCCCGATCCTGCTGCGCAAGCGCGACGACCAGCCGCTGCTGACGGACGAAGGGAACTATGTGCTGGACCTGGCGCTGGAGGCCATCCCCGACCCCGAGGCGCTGGCGGCGGAACTGTCTTCCATCGCCGGCATGGTTGAACATGGGCTTTTCCTGAATATCTGCCAGCTTGCGATCATCGGCTGTCCGGACGGCTCGGTGGTGGAACTGCGGCGCGAGGACATGGAATGA
- the gorA gene encoding glutathione-disulfide reductase, translating into MTFDYDLFVIGGGSGGVRAARIAASEYGARVGLAEESRMGGTCVIRGCVPKKLMIFASQAEAQAAEARGYGWQGADAGRFDWQAFRHKLDAELTRLEGAYTGGLVAADVDIHKQRARLHDAHTVELADGQRLTAKHILIAVGGRPSLPGIPGEELGLISDDLFTLETLPGRVLVVGGGFIACEFATILRGLGCETVLAYRGDAVLRGFDGEMRRHVTEQLRAIGVDVRLGSNPARLDREGGALRVGFEDGGAEVFDAVMFATGRAPYTKGLGLEELGVRLGRKGEIAVDEWSQSSVPSIYAVGDVTDRVNLTPVAIREGHSFADTVFGAKPRKVDHGLVASAVYTRPHELASIGLTEDEAEKRGPVDIYAASFRPMRSLFAGSDARAVMKLIVDAESDKVLGCHIFGPEAGEMIQMVAVPMGMGATKADFDAAIAVHPTLAEELVTMRKPTRRLGDDKSDKQHASA; encoded by the coding sequence ATGACTTTCGACTACGACCTTTTCGTCATCGGCGGCGGCTCGGGCGGGGTGCGCGCGGCGCGCATCGCCGCCAGCGAATACGGCGCCCGCGTCGGCCTGGCCGAGGAAAGCCGCATGGGCGGCACCTGCGTCATCCGCGGCTGCGTCCCGAAGAAGCTGATGATCTTCGCCAGCCAGGCCGAGGCCCAGGCCGCCGAGGCGCGCGGCTATGGCTGGCAGGGCGCCGATGCCGGCCGGTTCGACTGGCAGGCCTTCCGCCACAAGCTGGATGCCGAGCTGACCCGGCTGGAAGGCGCCTATACCGGCGGGCTGGTGGCGGCGGATGTGGACATCCACAAGCAACGCGCCCGGCTCCATGACGCGCATACCGTGGAACTGGCCGACGGCCAGCGGCTGACCGCCAAGCATATCCTGATCGCGGTCGGCGGCCGACCCTCGCTGCCCGGCATCCCGGGCGAGGAGCTGGGGCTGATCTCGGACGACCTGTTCACGCTGGAGACGCTGCCGGGCCGGGTGCTGGTGGTGGGCGGCGGCTTCATTGCCTGCGAATTCGCCACCATCCTGCGCGGCCTGGGCTGCGAGACGGTGCTGGCCTATCGCGGCGACGCGGTGCTGCGCGGCTTCGACGGCGAGATGCGCCGCCATGTCACCGAGCAGTTGCGCGCCATCGGCGTCGACGTGCGGCTGGGCAGCAACCCGGCGCGGCTGGACCGCGAGGGGGGCGCCCTGCGCGTCGGCTTCGAGGACGGCGGCGCCGAGGTCTTCGACGCGGTGATGTTCGCCACCGGCCGCGCGCCCTATACCAAGGGTCTGGGCCTTGAGGAGCTTGGCGTCAGGCTGGGCCGCAAGGGCGAGATCGCGGTGGACGAATGGTCGCAAAGCTCGGTCCCCTCGATCTATGCCGTGGGCGACGTGACCGACCGGGTGAACCTGACGCCGGTGGCGATCCGCGAGGGGCACAGCTTCGCCGACACGGTCTTCGGCGCGAAGCCCCGCAAGGTCGATCACGGGCTGGTCGCCAGCGCCGTCTACACCCGCCCGCACGAGCTGGCCAGCATCGGCCTGACCGAGGACGAGGCGGAAAAGCGCGGCCCCGTCGACATCTATGCCGCCAGCTTCCGGCCCATGCGTTCGCTTTTCGCGGGCTCGGATGCGCGGGCGGTGATGAAGCTGATCGTGGACGCGGAAAGCGACAAGGTGCTCGGCTGCCACATCTTCGGCCCCGAGGCCGGCGAGATGATCCAGATGGTCGCCGTGCCCATGGGCATGGGGGCGACCAAGGCGGATTTCGACGCCGCCATCGCCGTGCATCCGACCCTGGCCGAGGAGCTGGTCACCATGCGCAAGCCCACGCGCCGGCTGGGCGATGACAAATCCGACAAACAGCACGCATCGGCTTGA